The bacterium DNA window CTTCCGTTTTCATCGGCTTTTGACTACGCTCGGTTCGGGTTGGAATTATGATCCTTTATGGCCTTTTGGCTTTCTTTGTCTATTTCCTTTTGCCGGAGCCGGCCTATGCCTGGGGACCGGGCGCCCATATGACCTATGCCCTCCACGCCCTGGCCCAGACCGCGGTCTTGGCCCCGGCCATCCGAGCCGCTCTCAGGAAGTTCCCGGACGTCTTCCTCTACGGGACCATCGCCGCTGACATCATCCTGGGCAAGAAATTCGCCGGCGACCTTTATCACTGCCACCATTGGGACGTGGCCTTGCCGCTCTTGGATCGCTGTGAGGACGAGCGGGAGCAGGCCTTCGTTTACGGCTACCTAGGCCATCTCTCGGTCGACACGGTGGCCCATAATTTTTTCGTTCCTTACAAGATCATCCGCTCCTTCGAGACGGTGGCCTTGCGCCACACTTACTGGGAAATGCGTTTCGACTTAAAGATGGATCCCAAGGTTTGGGAGATCTTGGAGAAGGTGGGACAGGGCGACTATACCGACCTCGACCGATTTCTCGAGCGTAGCTTGAAACGCACGATTTTCAGCTTCAAGACCAACAAGCACATCTTCGATAGCCTGCTGCTGGTGCAAAGGGCCAATAAATGGCGGCGGGCGGCCGAGCTTCTCTCGCGCAACAGCGAGTACAAGCTGGCCGAGCCGGACGTGGCCAAATACCGCGATTTGGCCCAAGAGGTCCTGATCGAGTTTCTTCAGGGCCCTTCCGAGGCTCGGGTCTTGCAAGCCGATCCGGCCGGACAGCTCAAGCTGCTCTACGCCAAGGAAATGGTGAAGGACTTGCGGAGCTACACTCGGCGCGGCCTCATCAGCAAGCCCAAGGCTCGGGAGCTGATCGCCGAAATCAAAGAGTCTTTGCGGGAGGGAATCTACAAGCCGGTCGACCTTCCGGTGATCACCGACGCGCTGTCGTAGGGGCGACCCTTGCGGTCGCCCCGGGCAGGGCGACGGCGATCGCCACAGATGGGGCGACCGCAAGGGTCGCCCCTACGCGTTTCGCCAAGAGCTTTTCGACTTCATCCAGGATCGCCTCGGCCACGGCGCTCTTCGGCATCTTGGCCAAGCTCTTGGCCTTGCCTTGACGGAAAAACAAAGTCACTTGGTTGGCGTCGTTGGAAAATCCGATGTCGCGGCGCGAGACGTCGTTGGCGACGATGAGGTCCAAATTCTTTTTCTTCAGCTTCTCCAGGGCGTGAGTCTTGAGCTTGTCGGTTTCGGCGGCGAAACCGACGACGATCTGGCCCGGCTTTTTCTCCGAGCCCAGGCTTTTCAAGATATCCCGGCTCGGCTTCAATTCCAGGCTCAGGCCCTGCTCCGACTTTTTGAGCTTTTTGTTCGACCGCAAAGTCGGTGCGTAATCGCCCACCGCCGCCGAGGCGATGAAAAGATCGGAGGCCGAAAAAGCCTTGTGGCAAGCCTCCATCATTTCTTCGGCCGAGACAACATCGATGCGCCGGACGCCCTCGGGCGTCGGAAGCGAGACCGGGCCCGCGACCAAGGTCACTTCGGCTCCGCGGCGGCGGGCCGCGGCGGCCAAGGCGAAGCCCATCTTTCCGCTGCTCGGATTGCTGATATAGCGGACCGGATCGAGGTACTCCCGGGTGGGGCCGGCGTTGATCAGGACTTTTTTACCGGCGAGACTTTTTTTTTTGGAGCTGCCCGGCGAACTGCGGAGGTTTTCGATGACGGCCTGGACGATGGTTTCGGGCTCGGCCAGGCGGCCTTTGCCCTCCCAGCCACAGGCCAGATAGCCTTCGGCCGGCTCGATCATTCGGCAGCCGCGGGATTGAAGCTTGAAGATGTTCTCCTGGACCACTTCCTTCTCCCACATGTTGACGTTCATCGAGGGGGCAAAGAGGATCGGGGCCCGGGTCACCAGAGCGGCGGTGGTCAGCAAGTCATCGGCCAGACCGGTCGCCAGCTTGGCCAATAGATCGGCGGTAGCGGGGGCGATCAGGAAAAGGTCGGCTTCATCGGCCAGCTTGATGTGGCCCATCTCGCTTTCCTCGGTCAGGCTAAAAAGGTCGCTGTGGACCGGATGCTGGGAGAGGGCCTGGAAGCTCAGGGCGGTGACGAATTTCTCGGCGGCCTTGGTCAGGATGACCCGGACCTCGGCGCCGCGCTCGGTCAGCCGGCGGGTCACCTCGCAAGCCTTGTAGGCCGCGATGCCGCCGGAGACGCCTAGCAGGATTTTCTTGTTTTTGAGATCATCCATGGGAGAACCTTGCTTCGAGGATAGTTAGGATGTCCGAGCTTGCCAAGCAGGAAAAAATCGAGCTGCTCCGCCTGGCTCGCCGCTCCATCGAGCTCTTGCTGCGGGAGAGACGGGCGGACGTTTTGGTTTCTGAGACCCTGGGCTTGGCCCGGCCGGGCGGGGTTTTCGTCAGCCTCCATTGCCAGGGCCATCTCCGCGGCTGTATCGGCCGGATTCGCAGCCCGGACCCGCTTTTTCGGACCGTCCAAGAGATGGCCATTGCGGCCGCCAGCCAGGATTTTCGCTTCTATCCCCTGCATCCCGACGAGCTTCCCGAGCTTGAGATCGAGATCAGCGCGCTTTCGGTCCCCGAGCCGATTCGGCCCGAGGCGGTCGTCGTCGGCAAGCACGGCCTGATCGTCACCCAGGGTTGCAGCAGCGGCCTCCTGCTCCCGCAAGTCGCCACTCAATACGGCTGGGACGCCGAGACCTTCCTCAGCCATACCGCCGAGAAAGCCGGACTGGGACCGCGGGATTGGAAAAGCCCGAAAAGCCGGATCGAGGCCTTTACGGCCGAGGTATTTTCTGAGAAGTCTCTTATGGAACTGGGATGAGGATGAAAGACCCCTTGGCTCTTAAAAAACTGGCGATGCTGTTCGGCAACCTGGCTTTGCACATCGTCGGTTATCTCGGCGTCAACGCCTACCTCGCCACCCAGGGCCGTAGCTACGACATCGCCATCGGCCTCGATCATCAAATACCCTTCATCAAGTACTTCGCGCCTTTTTATTCCATCGTCTACTTCATCCCGGTCACGGCGTTTTTCCTGATCTGGAGCAACTACGAGGCGATCAAGGCCGCGGCCAAGGCTTTCGCCGGCGCCGGGGTCTTTTGCTTCACCTTCTTCTTGCTTTTTCCGGTGAAGTACAACCTGCGGGTTGACTTGCAGCCGCCCTATGATTTCTTCACCAACGTCTTGCGCTTCTTTTACTACATCGACCAGCCTTACAACTGCTTCCCCTCGCTGCACGTCGCCCTGGCGACGATCAGCACCGTCATCATCCACCGCTACCGGCCCGGGCTGACGCCCCTCTTCGTCGTCCTCTCGGCGATCGTTTCCCTTTCGATCCTCTTCATGAAGCAGCATTACGTCCTGGATTTCGTTGGCGGGCTCGGCGTGACCTTGCTGATGTCGGTGATGTTCCTGCCTGTAGGGGCACCCCTTGCGGGTGCCCGAAGCAAGGTCGTCGTCGGTGCCGCAGATAGGGCGACCGCTAGGGTCGCCCCTACAGAATAGACAAGGTCAGGAAACGTTTCCCGGCGGCGGAGTCGCTCTAAGGTA harbors:
- a CDS encoding phosphatase PAP2 family protein, translated to MRMKDPLALKKLAMLFGNLALHIVGYLGVNAYLATQGRSYDIAIGLDHQIPFIKYFAPFYSIVYFIPVTAFFLIWSNYEAIKAAAKAFAGAGVFCFTFFLLFPVKYNLRVDLQPPYDFFTNVLRFFYYIDQPYNCFPSLHVALATISTVIIHRYRPGLTPLFVVLSAIVSLSILFMKQHYVLDFVGGLGVTLLMSVMFLPVGAPLAGARSKVVVGAADRATARVAPTE
- a CDS encoding zinc dependent phospholipase C family protein, which encodes MILYGLLAFFVYFLLPEPAYAWGPGAHMTYALHALAQTAVLAPAIRAALRKFPDVFLYGTIAADIILGKKFAGDLYHCHHWDVALPLLDRCEDEREQAFVYGYLGHLSVDTVAHNFFVPYKIIRSFETVALRHTYWEMRFDLKMDPKVWEILEKVGQGDYTDLDRFLERSLKRTIFSFKTNKHIFDSLLLVQRANKWRRAAELLSRNSEYKLAEPDVAKYRDLAQEVLIEFLQGPSEARVLQADPAGQLKLLYAKEMVKDLRSYTRRGLISKPKARELIAEIKESLREGIYKPVDLPVITDALS
- the amrA gene encoding AmmeMemoRadiSam system protein A → MSELAKQEKIELLRLARRSIELLLRERRADVLVSETLGLARPGGVFVSLHCQGHLRGCIGRIRSPDPLFRTVQEMAIAAASQDFRFYPLHPDELPELEIEISALSVPEPIRPEAVVVGKHGLIVTQGCSSGLLLPQVATQYGWDAETFLSHTAEKAGLGPRDWKSPKSRIEAFTAEVFSEKSLMELG
- the coaBC gene encoding bifunctional phosphopantothenoylcysteine decarboxylase/phosphopantothenate--cysteine ligase CoaBC, with amino-acid sequence MDDLKNKKILLGVSGGIAAYKACEVTRRLTERGAEVRVILTKAAEKFVTALSFQALSQHPVHSDLFSLTEESEMGHIKLADEADLFLIAPATADLLAKLATGLADDLLTTAALVTRAPILFAPSMNVNMWEKEVVQENIFKLQSRGCRMIEPAEGYLACGWEGKGRLAEPETIVQAVIENLRSSPGSSKKKSLAGKKVLINAGPTREYLDPVRYISNPSSGKMGFALAAAARRRGAEVTLVAGPVSLPTPEGVRRIDVVSAEEMMEACHKAFSASDLFIASAAVGDYAPTLRSNKKLKKSEQGLSLELKPSRDILKSLGSEKKPGQIVVGFAAETDKLKTHALEKLKKKNLDLIVANDVSRRDIGFSNDANQVTLFFRQGKAKSLAKMPKSAVAEAILDEVEKLLAKRVGATLAVAPSVAIAVALPGATARVAPTTARR